The genomic segment TTCCAGATTGACCAGCGAGCGCGTGCCTTCGAACAACACTTTGCAGCCGGTCTGCTTTTCGAACACCGGAATCAACGGGTCGAGAAAAATCTTGTGGCTGCCAGCACCACCGACCACGATTTCCTTGCCTTTGCCCTGAGCGTGCAGCCAGCCGGGAAAGGCCACAGAGGATGCGGCCAGCAGGTCTTGGCTGAACCTGCGGCGCGTGAGGTTGGGCTTGGCTGGTGTCATCGAGCGCTTCCTTTCGGGCCAGGCCCGCAGGTGGTGAGCGGTGCGACCTCGTGCAGGGGTGTTTGCACCAGAAAAGTGCACGATACATCGGTCAAAGTGCACGATTTTGATTTAAGCAAAAATCATGCGCATGCCTGTCCTTGGACGCTCGTGCCGGCCCCGTTGTCGGCTCGATCGGCACGAGCCGGAGTGCTCAAATACTGCGGCGTCTTGGCCCTTGGGTGGCGTAACGCCTGGCGCTGTGCCCCCTGCCCGCCTTGCCCGATCGTCCGCCCGCCGTTGCAGCGGACTGGCGGGCGTTGCCCCTGCCGGCGCACCGTTGCCTTCAACGGCCATGCCGCCCCACCCGGGGAAAACCCGGACAATCCAATCCGACCGATGTCATGCACAATGACCAATCGACATATGAATTGACATATGAAGAATTAATTGGTCATGCAACATAAGACATAAAGCGTATGGTGACCCCCACTCTGGCAGAACCAGCATGGACAGACCGTGGAACGCTGCCGACGCCGCGCATTTCGCGGCCCGGCACGCAGCGCGCCAGTTGAAGACGGGGCGCCAATGAAACGGCTTCCGGGCGACGCCCAGCTCAACGTTCTGGCGGCCATCAACGCGGCGGTGGTGCTGTGCGCCATTGCGCTCACCGGCGGCGGTTTCATCGATCCCTACAACCTGCAATCGATGGCGGGCCAGGTGCCCGAATTGGGGCTGCTGGCCATTGGCGTGATGCTGGCCATGATCGCCGGCAACGGCGGCATCGACCTGTCGGGCATCGCGCTGGCCAACCTGGCCGGCGTGTGCGCCGGCGTGCTGCTGCCGCACTGGGTCGACGCCGGGCAGACGCCGCTGCTGTTCACCCTGGCATTGGTGGGCGTGGCGCTGGCGGTCGGGCTGCTGGGCGGGCTGCTCAACGGCCTGCTGATCGCCTGCGCCGGGCTGACGCCCACTCTCTGCACGCTGGGCACGCAGTTGGTGTTCGCCGGGCTGGCGGTGGTGCTGTCCGGCGGCTCGGCGGTGCGCATCGGCCTCATCGAGCCGCTGGACTTCATCGGCAACGGACTGGTGCTGGGCCTGCCGCTGTGCTTCATGCTGTTCGTCGGCATCGCGCTGGCCATCGGCGTGTGGCTGCGCCACAGCCCCTTCGGCATGCGACTGTTCCTGATGGGCACCAACCCCAAGGCGGCGCGCTACGCCGGCGTGCCGCAGCGGCGCATGCTGCTGTCGGTGTACACGCTGTGCGGCCTGCTGGCCTCGGTGTCCGGCATCGTGATCGCGGCGCGCAGTTCCAGCGTGAAGTGGGACTACGGCAGTTCCTATGTGCTGATCGCCATCCTGATCGCGGTGATGGCCGGCGTGCGGCCCGAGGGTGGCCACGGCCGGATGCTGTGCCTGCTGCTGTCGGCCACGGCGTTGCAGTTCCTGTCGAGCACCTTCAACTTCCTGGAGGTGTCGAGCTTCTTTCGCGACTGCGCATGGGGGCTGATGCTCTTGCTGTTCGTCGCATCGTCCCGCTTCGACGCGCGCTCGCTGCTGCCGCTGCGCCTGCGTCATGCCGTTGCCGCGCAGTCCCCTCCTGCGGCGCGGTTCAATTCCGGGGGGCTTGCGCCAGCAAGGCAGGAGGAAACCGCACCATGATCCGTCACACCGCATGCACGCTCGCCGCCGTGGCCTGTATCGCCGGCGCCGCGTGGGCGCAGGACAAGCAGAGCATCGTGACCGTGGTCAAGGTCATCGGCGAGAACTGGTTCACCCGCATGGGCGCAGGCGTCAAGGAGTTCGGCCAGACCAACGCCGGCGTTGCCACCAGCATGGCCGGCCCGGCGCGCGGCGACTCGGCGCAGCAACTGCGCGTGATCGAAGACCTGGTGGCCAAGAAGCCGAGCGCCATCACGGTGGTGCCGATGGACCCGAGCATGCTCGAAGGCGTGCTCAAGCGCGCCATGGAGCGTGGCATCGTCATCGTCACGCACGAGGCCGACACCGCCAGGAACACGCAGGCCGACATCGAAGCCTTCGACAACGCGGCTTTCGGCGCGCGCCTGAACGACCGGCTCGCCAAGTGCATGGGCGAGAGCGGCAAGTGGACGAGCTTCGTCGGCTCGCTCGGCAGCCTCACGCACATGCAATGGGCCGGCGGCGGCGCGGGCAACGCGGCCAGATACCCGAAGATGACGCTGGTGGACGCCCACAACGAATCCTTCAACGACGCCAACAAAGCCTACGAAAAGGCCAAGGAAATCCTGCGCAAGCACCCCGACATCGAGGGCTTCCAGGGCGGCTCGGCGATCGACGTGATCGGCATCGGCCGCGCGGTGGAAGAAGCCGGCCTGCAACACAAGACCTGCGTGTTCGGTCTCGGCCTGCCGCAGGACTCGGGCAAGTACCTGGAGACCGGCGCCATCGACGGCATCAGTTTCTGGGACCCGAAGAACGCCGGCTTGGTGATGAACAAGGTGGCCAAGCTGCTGCTCGACGGCAAACCGATCACCGGCGGCATGGACCTGGGCATCCAGGGCTACGACAAGGTCAGCGTCAAGAAAGGCCCGGGCAAGGGCGTGATCATCACCGGCCAGGCCTGGGTGGACGTGGACAAGTCCACCTACAAGCAGTACCCGTTCTGACCCCTGCGATGGCGACCACCCCCGTTGCACCGGACGCGGCTACGGCAGCGCCCTCCTGCGGCCCTCTTTCTGCCCGCTGCTGCCACGGCATATCTGCGCACCCGCGCACCCGCGTTCCCCCGCTGCCGGGCAGTCCCCTCCTGCAGCGCGGTTCCGTTCCGAAGGGGTTTTTCGCAACCAGACCTGGAGACAACACCATGATTCGTCAAACCGTATGTGCGCTCACCGCCGTGGCCTGCATCACCGGCGCCGCGTGGGCGCAGGACAAGCAGAGCATCGTGACCGTGGTCAAAGTCATCGGCGTGAACTGGTTCACCCGCATGGGTGAGGGCGTCAAGGAGTTCGGCGCCGCCAACGCCAGCGTCGCCACCAGCATGGTCGGCCCGGCGCAAGGCGACCCGGCGCAGCAACTGCGCGTGATCGAAGACCTGGTGGCCAAAAAGTCGAGCGCCATCGCCGTGGTGCCGATGGACCCGAGCACGATCGAAGGCGTGCTCAAGCGCGCGATGGAGCGTGGCATCGTCGTCGTCACACACGAGGCCGACACCGCCAGGAACACGCAGGCCGATATCGAAGCCTTCGACAACACGGCCTTCGGCGCGCGCCTGAACGACCGGCTCGCCAAGTGCATGGGCGAGAGCGG from the Verminephrobacter eiseniae EF01-2 genome contains:
- a CDS encoding ABC transporter permease, whose amino-acid sequence is MKRLPGDAQLNVLAAINAAVVLCAIALTGGGFIDPYNLQSMAGQVPELGLLAIGVMLAMIAGNGGIDLSGIALANLAGVCAGVLLPHWVDAGQTPLLFTLALVGVALAVGLLGGLLNGLLIACAGLTPTLCTLGTQLVFAGLAVVLSGGSAVRIGLIEPLDFIGNGLVLGLPLCFMLFVGIALAIGVWLRHSPFGMRLFLMGTNPKAARYAGVPQRRMLLSVYTLCGLLASVSGIVIAARSSSVKWDYGSSYVLIAILIAVMAGVRPEGGHGRMLCLLLSATALQFLSSTFNFLEVSSFFRDCAWGLMLLLFVASSRFDARSLLPLRLRHAVAAQSPPAARFNSGGLAPARQEETAP
- a CDS encoding substrate-binding domain-containing protein, with product MIRHTACTLAAVACIAGAAWAQDKQSIVTVVKVIGENWFTRMGAGVKEFGQTNAGVATSMAGPARGDSAQQLRVIEDLVAKKPSAITVVPMDPSMLEGVLKRAMERGIVIVTHEADTARNTQADIEAFDNAAFGARLNDRLAKCMGESGKWTSFVGSLGSLTHMQWAGGGAGNAARYPKMTLVDAHNESFNDANKAYEKAKEILRKHPDIEGFQGGSAIDVIGIGRAVEEAGLQHKTCVFGLGLPQDSGKYLETGAIDGISFWDPKNAGLVMNKVAKLLLDGKPITGGMDLGIQGYDKVSVKKGPGKGVIITGQAWVDVDKSTYKQYPF